TGTGCCGTGGGCAGGGATCTCTAACATGTTTCCGTCCACACACATTAGCGGCCCCACACTGAATCATAGCGCCCTTGGTTTAATTGCCGAATATATTGTTTAGAACTTCGCTAAGCTCACGCGCGTGTACAGCAAAGCTCATGTACGCGACACACATATGAAAGCATGGCACATTGGTGCGAGTCCTATCCATCTACCAGGTTGGTCCGACCTTCTACATTTTTCTTAAGAATAAATCTGGTCCGCCCATCATGTGGCCCCAATATTGTAAACAAgtgaatgggttagaaaacttcaaccaAAATTTCATAGCCGAACATTTATTTtgaaaactgtggcccacctgaccagtacTACATcattctcatttttgggctggaGCTGTGGTTCCTTTTGTGACGGATCGATAGGATCCTGAACCTACCGTTCCATGTTGTCACATATGTGCGCTTAGCTAGCAAAGCTCTCTTGTTTAACATGGACTAGATTCCCATACTAGTTTTGGACGAAAAATGGTGCTAGCTCATTCTCCTCACATGTGGTACTTACGTACAGGTATCCAGCCCATACAAAGTGTGGGTCTCATCACGGATGGACCCACGTTGGGATATTTCTGACTCGTTGAGAGTAGACCCACGTTGCTTGTTGATGACTTCCACTCCGACCATTGTGCAGGCTCTCCTATGTTTATGTAAGGGACGAAATTATAGGCCAATTCATGACTTAGGTTAGCCACATCACAGCCGATGGAAACCTTAAAAATAGGTCGAACTGAAATGTGGGTGGGGACTTAGGGAAGTCATTGGTGCGCCTACCCTACCAACTTCTCCCGCTCGTGAGATGTCGTCAACACATGCACCACCTGATCAGGCCATTTTCAACTATTTGTATCATAAGCGCTGAAAAAAAATTTGCACTACAGATTTCTATGgacgcgtgtgtgtatatatgggaaatggtgctATGATGTTGACCtatggggaccaccgtgatgtgcgtCCCAAATCtgtcccatcagtcagatgcaccattccatggtgggcgacgggcttaaaaatcaagtcaatccattactttggtgggccacactacatacaacggttgagaggggttaccctcccattaaaacattcataattatttattgggcccaccaagatgtggttcacaaatccagaccattcattgtgtgtgtcccacttggatgaggggcaaAACTAAGCTGGCCcatcaagtacttttatatgttttgggtttgtcttcacatggttttagatggtatggcccacttgagttcatATGTGGTTGATTCTTGGGCTATCCCATAGCTTAAAGGGGACCTATGCATGGTGTTAATCTTTAGCACGCATCATGGTACGGCcaacacagcttgacctcataggaagttctgATGAGGCCAACCTATAAATATATGGAAAAttgttcccatgaggttgagctgtgggggccccatcatgatgtgttttgaacatcaacactgtgcatatatgggtcccctttaggttacgagatatcttaaaaattagctgtatactgaactcaagtgggctataccatctaaaaccatgtgtaGGCATGccgaaaacatataaaagtactcggtggggccgagttttggatgcagctgaaacttggtctaacgccttgtccaagtgggacacacataatgaatggtctggatttgtgaaccacatctagtgggcccaataaatatttatgaatgttttaatgggagagtaacccctctggcccacctaagtcataaattgacttgatttttgagcccATGGCTCACATGGAAtagtgcatctaactgatgggtagatgttcaaaacacatcatagtgggtccacacagctcgacctcatagaaccatgtcaactgacagtgggtgtactagctatatatatatatatatatatatatacataccgtgtatatatatatatatatatatatatatatataaatatatatatatataatattataatatatacataacgtgtatatatacacacacacacacacacatatatacatatatatatatatatatatatatatatatatatatatatatctatatattatatatatatatatatatatatatatatatatatatatctatatatgtatatatatatagatatatatatccacacagctcgacctcatagaaccatgtcaactgacagtgggtgtactagctatatatatatatatatatatagcggtgGTCTCCTgcgcacctctctctctctctatatatatatatatatgtgtgtgtgtagaaTAAGTGGCCCACTCCGTGGGTGGACAAGCCTGATGTTTGGACTAATCAAAGAGAAGGAACCACCGGTAAGagatgtaaaagaaaaaaaagaagaagattaatTAAAAGGTACAATACACATTCGAGCTTTCTCTGTATTTGAAGACTCTCTCAACCATTATTAATTTGATATAATTAAATGCGACGTATTCCATGTGCAAGTAATTTCTAAGTTCCTGAGTATCGTCCATCACACCTGCAAGATTCAATCAAGCTAAATGCAGGTGTCCATTTCCAATATTTCTTAAACTAAAAAGCGACCCATCCTCCATACACGTGTGTCATACATgcacatcaatccagaccatctaattCGTGGGCTGCACGGAGGATGCATCATATTTAGACAATCGTTCTCATctagtgatcctaaccatccagttgGACCATGAAATGGCCAGGTTCCAGATTCAACGGTCAATATCAGATGGTTAAGACAGTCTACAGGTGGTATAATATAGTCCAATCACTGCATTTTTGAACTATTCTCCAGGACCCGCTCGTTCCCGTAGTAAAACATGGGTTTTCCCCCTCCCCTCCACAAAAACCCAATCCCTAGAAACAAACTCTCAACCGTTTTACAACAACCCCTCCTAAAAAACCCTATAAGTGCCCTTCTAACCCCACCTTCCCTCCTCAGGTttgctaaagaagaagaagaagtaaaaggACTGAGAAATCACAGCCATTCAAATTCTTCCGGCAGCTTTTGCTTGATCTTTCTCTCACTCCCACtctccatcatggacatgagaaAGATCTCCTGCGCCATCATCGTCGCTGCTGCCTTAGCAAGCGCAGTCCTTGCTGCCGAGGAGAGCTTGGCCCCAGCACCTGGGCCCGCCATGCACAGTGGGTCTGTTGCGGTTGCACCCGCCCTCGGGCTAGTTGGGGCCTCGATCTTGTCCTTCTTTGCCTTTTACTTGCAGTAGGCCTCacgagaaaaagaagaaagaagactcTAAGGGAGGATAAGAAGAGAAAGGCATGCtggttgtatttttcttttttatttttccttttatttatttcttcttttttctcttacattgatcTGGATCATCAACTGTCCGATCAGATTTGTATCCGTTCATTTTTGTGAAGAACGGGAATGCAATAAAGAAGCATTGTTCTAAAAATTTAGTGTGTTTTGGTGATGAGGCAAGATCACCTACAACCTCCTGCATGGGAACTTCACATGACAATATACCAAGTAATGTCTGTGGGGCATCCAAGCTGTTCAGAAGGTGGGACCAACACCATGAATATCTTGTTATTTAAATAATTTTGAAGGTAACTTTGATGGACTAAATAATAAAGGAAATGACTTCAGAAATAAGAATATTGCTGCATGACAAGTAAatcaattgtaaaaaaaaaattagtataGAAGAATAAAAATAGAATTTGAAATAAAGAGAGAAATAATCTTAAATTGAAAGAACCGAGGCATGTTATGGAAACGCCGTCTTAAAGACAAATAAGCCCCcactagacacacacacacacacatatatatgggaaaaggttctatgcggtcaagctcatgggaacttcccatgaggttgagctgtgttggccccaccgtgatgtgtgttgaacatctaccccatcagtcagatgcaccattccatggcaggcctcgggcttaaaattcaagtcaatccgtgagttGTGTGCACCAccccacatacaaaagttgagaagggttacccttccattaaaacattcataatcatttgttgggcccaccgagatgtggttcacaaatctatcccatccattatgtgtgttggatgaggggtcagaccagctccagacgcatccaaatttcaggtgggccccaccaagtgcttttatgtgttttaggcatgtcttcacatgattttagatgatatggcccccctgagttccgtatacggctgatttttgggatatcccataatttaaaggggacccatcaaatgcacagtgttgatgttcgacatgcataatggtggggcccacacacacacacgcgcgcgcgcacacacacacacatatagaaaaggttctatgcggtcaagccgatgggaacttcccatgaggtcaagctgtgtgagccccactatgatgtatgttgaacatcaacattgtgtatttgatgggtcccctttaaattatgggatatcctaaaaatcagccgtattcaggtgggccataccatctaaaatcatttgaaaacatgcctaaaacatataaaaagaacttggtggggcccacctgaaatttggatgcgtctaaaacttggtctgactcctcatctaagtggggacacaaataatggatgggctggatttgtgaaccacatctcggtgagcccaacaaatgattatgaatgttttaatggaagggtaaccccttttaacttttggtgtggcccatacaagtcacagattgacttgaattttaagcccaaggcccgccatggaatggtgcatttgactgatggagtagatgttcaacacgtatcacagtggggccaacacagctcaacctcatgggaagttcccatgagcttgaccacatagaaccttttctatatatatatatatatatatattgatttgagGGGTTTAGATCATGTATGCACCGGCTTTGAGCCAATTGTTCTCCAAAGAGCTGTTGTATCCGAAAGGTATAGATGCATCTTCGATCCATTGCAATCTCTGGTGAgggcgcgcgcgcgcacacacacacacatacatacatatgtatgtCCTTACTTGTCTTTAAGACGTTTCCATAACATGCCTCAGTTCTTTCAATTTAAGATTATTTCTCTCCttatttcaaaatctatttttattcttccatgctattttttattttacaattGATTTACTTGTCATGCAGCAATATTCTTATTTCTAAAGTCATTTCCTTTATTATTTAGTCCATCAAAGTTAACTTCAAAATTATTTaaataatatatgtgtgtgtgtgtgtgggaaatggttctatgctgtcgaggttgagctgtgtgggccctaccatgatgtgtgtcgaacatcaacaccgtgcattggaTTGGCCCCCTTTAGGCTActggatatcctaaaaatcagctatatatggaactcaggtgggccataccatctaaaatcatgtgaagacatgcctaaaatatataaaagcacttggtggggcccacttgaattttggatgcagctgaaatagtacttatgaggtcgacctcaaaTCTGGTGCATATATGATCTAAAcccttatatgtgtgtgtgtgtgtgtagtactatgaggtcaagctatgtggacccatcgtgatgtgtattgtaCATTTCACtccatgcatttggtaggtctGTTCTAAGTTGTAAGAtgcaccaaaaatcagccgtgttcgaaactcatgtgggtcataccatttgaaaacatgaaaaatcatgcctaaacatctaaaagaacttggtgcgacccacctgagttttggaatgcctAAAATCTGG
This region of Magnolia sinica isolate HGM2019 chromosome 1, MsV1, whole genome shotgun sequence genomic DNA includes:
- the LOC131236587 gene encoding arabinogalactan protein 23-like, coding for MDMRKISCAIIVAAALASAVLAAEESLAPAPGPAMHSGSVAVAPALGLVGASILSFFAFYLQ